Proteins from one Juglans microcarpa x Juglans regia isolate MS1-56 chromosome 1S, Jm3101_v1.0, whole genome shotgun sequence genomic window:
- the LOC121246941 gene encoding disease resistance protein Roq1-like isoform X2, protein MHDLLKELGREIVRRECLEEPGRRSRLFRVEDLYHVLKNDTGTDAIKGIVVDFCAETKERLNAKAFSKMRKLRFFKFHHSRTLKWRGKPLKYMPTNELRYLEWPGYHSKSLPSSFQPENLTVLRMPFSRIKQLWKGLMVLDNLKEFDLSYSENLIEIPDLTGVPNLEKINLSGCRNLCEVHPSIGSLKQLKALVLNKCSTLEKLPDLSSLECLTLFWAVETAITQIPSVNVPKSIRRLEGRKFMRLKSSDLIYDIGSLVDQYQKKGIYDYVEAAYIDFDSKGENVLGMAGALVLALDDDLRMVRGWSLGFHIPEWVQYKSNASSIKIDLDANTNPEMGCAFFIVCNSDQFFSNYDEDTSISSLFKGSNIKRSSVVMLKLGFETEEEYGVENKYLDYNLPPAQLDVSFGKRIGFWVYIPAVLRFLDIRRVIEISFEARWYYSFNYNTPIEVKECGVHLDDANSKFYNSIAPFGRSGSSNSNFHRQFFASMIKKEDMEHSLFFWKKR, encoded by the exons atgcatgatttgctaaAAGAACTGGGCAGGGAAATAGTTCGCCGTGAATGCCTTGAAGAACCTGGACGACGTAGTAGACTGTTTCGTGTGGAGGATCTCTATCACGTACTGAAGAATGATACT GGAACTGATGCAATTAAAGGCATAGTCGTGGATTTTTGTGCTGAAACGAAAGAGAGACTCAACGCCAAAGCATTTTCAAAGATgagaaaattgagattttttaaatttcatcatTCTCGAACTTTAAAATGGCGTGGAAAGCCCTTAAAATACATGCCAACCAATGAGTTGCGATATCTTGAGTGGCCTGGATATCATTCGAAATCCTTACCGAGCAGTTTCCAACCTGAAAATCTTACTGTACTAAGGATGCCTTTTAGCCGTATCAAACAACTATGGAAGGGGTTGATG GTTTTAGACAATTTGAAGGAATTTGATCTGAGTTATTCTGAGAACTTGATTGAAATACCAGATTTGACTGGAGTCCCAAATCTTGAGAAAATAAACCTTTCAGGTTGTAGAAACTTGTGTGAGGTCCACCCATCCATCGGAAGTCTCAAACAATTAAAAGCATTGGTACTTAACAAATGTTCAACCCTTGAGAAGTTACCAGACCTGAGTAGTTTGGAATGCCTGACCCTTTTTTGGGCAGTGGAAACTGCTATAACACAAATACCATCTGTCAATGTACCCAAGAGCATCCGTAGGCTTGAAGGACGCAAGTTTATGCGACTTAAATCAAGCGATCTCATCTATGATATCGGATCACTTGTAGATCAATATCAGAAGAAAGGAATATATGATTACGTAGAAGCAGCGTACATTGATTTTGACAGCAAAGGAGAAAATGTTTTAGGCATGGCAGGTGCACTTGTTTTGGCTTTAGATGACGATTTG AGGATGGTAAGAGGATGGTCGTTGGGATTCCATATCCCGGAGTGGGTCCAGTATAAAAGTAATGCCTCTTCTATAAAGATAGATTTGGATGCTAATACGAATCCAGAGATGGGGTGTGCTTTCTTTATTGTCTGTAATTCTGATCAATTCTTTTCCAATTATGATGAAGATACTTCAATTTCTTCGTTATTCAAGGGATCGAATATTAAAAGGTCGTCAGTGGTGATGCTTAAATTAGGATTTGAGACGGAGGAAGAATATGGTGTGGAAAATAAGTATTTGGATTACAATTTACCACCTGCTCAATTGGACGTATCTTTCGGTAAGCGAATTGGATTCTGGGTGTATATACCGGCGGTTTTGCGGTTTTTGGATATACGGAGGGTCATTGAGATTTCATTTGAAGCACGTTGGTATTATAGCTTCAACTATAATACTCCAATAGAAGTGAAAGAATGCGGGGTGCATTTAGATGATGCTAATTCAAAGTTCTATAATAGCATTGCTCCTTTTGGCCGTTCGGGATCttctaattcaaattttcatcgACAATTTTTTGCCTCTATGATAAAGAAAGAGGACATGGAACATTCTCTGttcttttggaaaaaaagataa
- the LOC121246941 gene encoding disease resistance protein Roq1-like isoform X1 gives MHDLLKELGREIVRRECLEEPGRRSRLFRVEDLYHVLKNDTGTDAIKGIVVDFCAETKERLNAKAFSKMRKLRFFKFHHSRTLKWRGKPLKYMPTNELRYLEWPGYHSKSLPSSFQPENLTVLRMPFSRIKQLWKGLMQVLDNLKEFDLSYSENLIEIPDLTGVPNLEKINLSGCRNLCEVHPSIGSLKQLKALVLNKCSTLEKLPDLSSLECLTLFWAVETAITQIPSVNVPKSIRRLEGRKFMRLKSSDLIYDIGSLVDQYQKKGIYDYVEAAYIDFDSKGENVLGMAGALVLALDDDLRMVRGWSLGFHIPEWVQYKSNASSIKIDLDANTNPEMGCAFFIVCNSDQFFSNYDEDTSISSLFKGSNIKRSSVVMLKLGFETEEEYGVENKYLDYNLPPAQLDVSFGKRIGFWVYIPAVLRFLDIRRVIEISFEARWYYSFNYNTPIEVKECGVHLDDANSKFYNSIAPFGRSGSSNSNFHRQFFASMIKKEDMEHSLFFWKKR, from the exons atgcatgatttgctaaAAGAACTGGGCAGGGAAATAGTTCGCCGTGAATGCCTTGAAGAACCTGGACGACGTAGTAGACTGTTTCGTGTGGAGGATCTCTATCACGTACTGAAGAATGATACT GGAACTGATGCAATTAAAGGCATAGTCGTGGATTTTTGTGCTGAAACGAAAGAGAGACTCAACGCCAAAGCATTTTCAAAGATgagaaaattgagattttttaaatttcatcatTCTCGAACTTTAAAATGGCGTGGAAAGCCCTTAAAATACATGCCAACCAATGAGTTGCGATATCTTGAGTGGCCTGGATATCATTCGAAATCCTTACCGAGCAGTTTCCAACCTGAAAATCTTACTGTACTAAGGATGCCTTTTAGCCGTATCAAACAACTATGGAAGGGGTTGATG CAGGTTTTAGACAATTTGAAGGAATTTGATCTGAGTTATTCTGAGAACTTGATTGAAATACCAGATTTGACTGGAGTCCCAAATCTTGAGAAAATAAACCTTTCAGGTTGTAGAAACTTGTGTGAGGTCCACCCATCCATCGGAAGTCTCAAACAATTAAAAGCATTGGTACTTAACAAATGTTCAACCCTTGAGAAGTTACCAGACCTGAGTAGTTTGGAATGCCTGACCCTTTTTTGGGCAGTGGAAACTGCTATAACACAAATACCATCTGTCAATGTACCCAAGAGCATCCGTAGGCTTGAAGGACGCAAGTTTATGCGACTTAAATCAAGCGATCTCATCTATGATATCGGATCACTTGTAGATCAATATCAGAAGAAAGGAATATATGATTACGTAGAAGCAGCGTACATTGATTTTGACAGCAAAGGAGAAAATGTTTTAGGCATGGCAGGTGCACTTGTTTTGGCTTTAGATGACGATTTG AGGATGGTAAGAGGATGGTCGTTGGGATTCCATATCCCGGAGTGGGTCCAGTATAAAAGTAATGCCTCTTCTATAAAGATAGATTTGGATGCTAATACGAATCCAGAGATGGGGTGTGCTTTCTTTATTGTCTGTAATTCTGATCAATTCTTTTCCAATTATGATGAAGATACTTCAATTTCTTCGTTATTCAAGGGATCGAATATTAAAAGGTCGTCAGTGGTGATGCTTAAATTAGGATTTGAGACGGAGGAAGAATATGGTGTGGAAAATAAGTATTTGGATTACAATTTACCACCTGCTCAATTGGACGTATCTTTCGGTAAGCGAATTGGATTCTGGGTGTATATACCGGCGGTTTTGCGGTTTTTGGATATACGGAGGGTCATTGAGATTTCATTTGAAGCACGTTGGTATTATAGCTTCAACTATAATACTCCAATAGAAGTGAAAGAATGCGGGGTGCATTTAGATGATGCTAATTCAAAGTTCTATAATAGCATTGCTCCTTTTGGCCGTTCGGGATCttctaattcaaattttcatcgACAATTTTTTGCCTCTATGATAAAGAAAGAGGACATGGAACATTCTCTGttcttttggaaaaaaagataa
- the LOC121247330 gene encoding disease resistance protein RPV1-like, with the protein MATQRPSSSTSEDTKKRKRDNSSCSKEDEKIITSSPSSSSTPRWKYEVFLNFYGKDTRTSFADYLYVDLKWKGILVFRDDEALQRGKYISQVLLKAIQDSQYVIVIFSKNYALSKWCLMELAEIVEWEEKKKLTILPIFYHVDPSDVRNQSGSFAEAFIAHEKDSKIDKKDMHMWRNALRIASSIAGWHIHDRYESTIIQDISRRISHELNSRFSRHDYDKLVAIDSQVDKMMELLDMESDDVLFVGIHGMGGVGKTTLAEIIYDRVSNSYCRFEGSSFISCIREKSTTARDLAYLQKELLSTIMQEEIYVWDHHQGIRMIIKMLQNKRVFIVLDDVDSDEQLTALAGDRKWFGPGSRVIITCRDSHLLRTHEVNDIYKVEQLEISKALQLFSLSAFKKTHPKEDYKDLSMDFVNYTKGLPLALKVLGSYIYEREIDAWKRIAKRVIFGYGVFVPWSGYHNF; encoded by the exons ATGGCCACTCAAAGACCCTCTTCATCTACTTCCGAAGAtactaagaaaagaaaaagagacaatTCATCTTGCtcgaaagaagatgaaaaaatcaTAACCTCTTCCCCATCTTCTTCCTCGACACCTCGATGGAAATATGAAGTTTTCCTTAATTTCTATGGCAAAGACACTCGCACGAGTTTTGCAGATTATCTATATGTTGATTTAAAATGGAAAGGCATTCTCGTATTTAGGGATGATGAAGCACTCCAGCGAGGAAAATACATTTCTCAAGTGCTTCTGAAAGCAATTCAAGATTCACAATATGTCATCGTCATTTTTTCGAAAAATTACGCTCTTTCCAAATGGTGCCTCATGGAACTTGCTGAGATCGTTGAatgggaggaaaagaaaaagctcACAATTCTTCCTATTTTCTACCATGTGGATCCTTCTGACGTGAGAAATCAGAGCGGGTCTTTTGCAGAAGCATTCATTGCACATGAAAAAGATTCCAAGATAGACAAGAAAGATATGCATATGTGGAGAAATGCTTTGAGAATAGCCAGTAGTATCGCCGGATGGCACATACACGACAG GTACGAATCAACAATTATACAAGATATCAGTAGACGTATATCTCATGAGTTGAATTCTAGATTCTCACGTCATGATTACGATAAACTTGTTGCAATAGACTCCCAAGTAGACAAAATGATGGAGTTATTGGATATGGAATCGGATGATGTTCTCTTTGTAGGAATTCATGGGATGGGTGGAGTTGGTAAGACAACACTGGCCGAAATAATTTATGATAGAGTTTCTAATTCTTATTGTCGATTTGAAGGAAGTAGCTTTATTTCTTGTATTAGAGAAAAATCTACTACTGCTCGTGATCTAgcttatttacaaaaagaactCCTTTCTACAATCATGCAAGAAGAAATATATGTATGGGATCATCACCAGGGAATTAGGATGATAATAAAGATGTTGCAGAATAAAAGGGTTTTTATTGTCCTTGATGATGTGGATAGTGACGAACAACTGACGGCATTAGCAGGGGATCGGAAATGGTTTGGTCCAGGGAGTAGGGTGATTATAACATGCAGAGATAGTCATCTGTTGAGAACACATGAAGTGAATGATATCTATAAGGTTGAGCAGCTTGAAATATCAAAAGCTTTGCAACTCTTTAGTTTGTCGGCTTTCAAGAAAACCCATCCAAAAGAGGATTACAAGGATCTATCTATGGATTTTGTAAATTACACTAAAGGCCTTCCTTTAGCTCTTAAAGTTTTGGGTTCCTACATatatgagagagaaatagatgcatggaaaa GAATTGCAAAAAGAGTTATTTTTGGATATGGCGTGTTTGTTCCATGGAGTGGATACCATAATTTCTGA